From Gimesia panareensis, the proteins below share one genomic window:
- a CDS encoding phage tail tape measure protein, whose protein sequence is MTNKIQMDLSVRDAQMVAAWKRSTQSIAAFNKELDKIGQKQRRNRSQSNRFFKGMTTNLASMAAGYISVAGAAGLLINANRDIINQTDEVARKYDEIFRKFRVQSGLKGLEGDAARGRILDIAERQAFPSEQASNAATQLVSSGFSPAEASGGSLEEFLRILNASNVTGKEVDPTELAKAISSYLESQGLAKNEKNVAMVGRRVQALFKGTNLQLPDLAELATVSEIFNGLLTVEEQLGTFSTLVQSIPAAEAKTGFRNFVLRLNTVTDDQKTKVKALDQLGLKKEDVDFVGEDLGTILDRLAVGLDKLPKEKRAPVLNQIFGERTIAVAQSMINRRKTIEESYGIQDNVKGFLSDVDEATSGRNAAERRATVRLERRRFAQDKQDSLKVKELSELEEKEGVSPLRRDINEKGYYIARYLGAEPDTALNIINPLDWGSVSDAVDQSVETRAKPASEYGTGEAPPPAPPAPSPNTVTPQQLERLQKDVQEAGFEKVKKPADDNIPAAPVRGLRNLIYGDAPPRNTIPIPNWFSSKPKEQAPAPTSEDASFNPVANAAPAINPASTDQLTKALQENTAAIKAAQDNKKPAESQKPVQVKVSVSADTSTAPNGPRASAALARPAK, encoded by the coding sequence ATGACTAATAAAATCCAAATGGATTTGAGCGTACGAGACGCGCAGATGGTGGCTGCCTGGAAACGGAGCACGCAATCAATTGCTGCTTTCAATAAGGAACTGGACAAAATCGGTCAGAAGCAACGCCGGAACCGAAGCCAGTCGAATCGCTTCTTTAAGGGAATGACGACGAATCTCGCTTCGATGGCTGCCGGCTACATATCCGTAGCCGGGGCTGCCGGTCTGCTGATCAATGCGAATCGGGATATTATTAATCAGACCGACGAAGTCGCGAGAAAATATGACGAGATTTTCCGTAAATTTCGAGTTCAGTCAGGTTTGAAAGGACTTGAGGGAGATGCTGCCAGAGGTCGCATTCTGGATATTGCGGAAAGACAGGCGTTTCCTTCAGAACAGGCTTCCAATGCAGCGACACAGTTAGTTTCTTCCGGTTTTTCGCCAGCAGAAGCGTCAGGTGGATCCCTGGAGGAGTTTCTGCGGATTCTGAATGCCAGTAATGTTACGGGTAAAGAAGTCGATCCGACCGAACTGGCGAAAGCGATCTCCAGTTATCTGGAATCCCAGGGGCTGGCCAAAAATGAAAAGAACGTGGCAATGGTCGGCCGTCGCGTTCAGGCGTTGTTTAAAGGGACGAACCTGCAGTTGCCTGATCTGGCAGAATTGGCGACTGTATCAGAGATCTTTAACGGGCTGCTGACCGTTGAAGAACAGCTCGGTACGTTCTCGACGCTGGTTCAATCCATACCGGCAGCAGAGGCAAAAACCGGTTTTCGAAACTTCGTACTCCGTCTGAATACCGTTACCGACGATCAAAAAACGAAGGTGAAAGCACTTGATCAACTGGGCCTGAAAAAAGAAGACGTCGATTTTGTGGGTGAGGATCTGGGGACGATTCTCGATCGACTGGCCGTCGGCCTGGATAAGTTACCCAAAGAGAAACGCGCACCTGTTCTCAATCAGATCTTCGGAGAGAGAACAATCGCGGTCGCACAGTCGATGATCAACCGTCGTAAAACGATTGAGGAGTCCTATGGAATTCAGGACAACGTGAAAGGATTCCTGTCAGATGTTGACGAAGCGACTTCTGGCAGAAATGCAGCAGAACGACGTGCCACAGTACGACTAGAAAGACGCCGATTTGCACAGGACAAACAGGATAGTCTTAAGGTTAAGGAGCTGAGCGAGCTGGAAGAAAAAGAGGGTGTCTCCCCACTTCGACGTGATATCAACGAAAAGGGGTATTACATAGCCCGCTATCTGGGAGCTGAACCGGATACTGCGTTAAATATAATCAATCCCTTGGATTGGGGATCTGTCTCTGATGCAGTTGATCAGAGCGTCGAAACCAGAGCGAAACCAGCTTCGGAATATGGGACTGGTGAAGCACCTCCTCCGGCTCCTCCCGCTCCATCGCCTAACACAGTCACACCACAACAATTGGAACGACTCCAGAAAGATGTTCAGGAAGCGGGATTTGAAAAAGTCAAAAAGCCGGCAGACGATAACATTCCCGCTGCTCCGGTTCGCGGCTTACGGAACCTGATCTACGGCGATGCTCCCCCTCGAAACACCATTCCGATTCCGAACTGGTTTTCCAGCAAACCAAAAGAACAGGCTCCGGCTCCAACATCGGAAGACGCTTCTTTCAATCCTGTTGCCAATGCCGCTCCCGCTATTAACCCTGCATCAACCGACCAGCTGACCAAGGCACTGCAGGAGAACACGGCCGCGATTAAGGCAGCCCAGGATAACAAGAAGCCAGCCGAAAGCCAGAAACCGGTGCAGGTCAAAGTCAGCGTCTCCGCTGACACGTCGACCGCTCCCAACGGTCCCCGGGCCTCGGCCGCATTAGCGAGGCCGGCCAAATGA
- a CDS encoding terminase small subunit: MGKKASKRSPKKATPKRPATRSKKTTRRKTPQKADSGKMLFGQKEAADYWGRTTKTIQTWMQNGLPATKSGRQCVFDVELCQPWVDAFLSESESSESTKLNEQLKEARLREQLLKNDKLEREKEIAEGNLVPLDEYELFAAELVIEARDQLLNIPKEMRRHLCKKCQKKVVEEMTMVIENTLQRLAAVEGGPKK; encoded by the coding sequence ATGGGCAAAAAAGCATCAAAACGATCGCCCAAAAAAGCCACTCCCAAACGTCCTGCAACTCGATCGAAAAAAACGACCAGACGCAAAACTCCGCAGAAGGCGGACTCCGGAAAAATGCTTTTCGGTCAGAAGGAAGCGGCTGACTATTGGGGCCGGACTACTAAAACAATCCAGACTTGGATGCAGAATGGTCTGCCGGCGACAAAGTCCGGCCGGCAATGTGTATTCGATGTTGAGCTATGTCAGCCCTGGGTCGATGCCTTCCTCAGTGAATCGGAATCATCAGAATCAACCAAACTTAATGAGCAGCTGAAGGAAGCCAGGTTACGCGAGCAGCTCCTGAAGAATGACAAGCTGGAACGCGAAAAAGAAATCGCTGAAGGCAACCTGGTTCCCCTGGATGAATACGAGTTGTTTGCTGCTGAGCTGGTGATCGAGGCCCGAGACCAGCTGCTCAACATCCCGAAAGAAATGCGACGTCACCTCTGCAAGAAATGCCAGAAAAAGGTCGTTGAAGAAATGACGATGGTGATTGAGAACACTCTTCAACGTCTGGCAGCCGTCGAGGGAGGTCCGAAAAAATGA
- a CDS encoding phage portal protein gives MPRQEVKLNLIDRVVSYWNPSKGLQRLQDRAMLSSFDAAQKSRLNRDRSGKKPGGSGDDHIDRWSLWELRETARDLDRNNGLAMAIVDRVIENVFGPYGFELRPKTPDDDINKRIQEDFRNWMHFDFDARREFSGWEVMRNVYRSELRDGDFFMQYLYQGNGSCMGFEGERVTNPRGAKEVQIRGLKTVNGIAKQNGIKKYLWVADENPKSPNVPVDQGKAIRADNVVQFYNPRRYTQGRGLPICTPLIREIDDIDDLLLFERLAAKKAASNNMVVYTENPVGASEWMTKQFQERNGDDDIALEEWDPLGVNHLRIGEKIDSIPSNHPGTTFEPFIVLLNRYVGIPMGLPLELVLLDFSKVNFASSRQLLNQAQRRFEINQDQIAFKLYLIYRLWLDHRIDQGHYDKYKMGAFHYAHNWAFPGWPSPNPLQDAQACALAIQYAFGSRTDYNRRRGISQDRIEQELENETKQLVERSIPISDKINPMRSSSSNGQTQKQEAA, from the coding sequence GTGCCACGGCAGGAAGTGAAACTGAATCTGATTGATCGAGTTGTCTCGTACTGGAATCCATCAAAGGGACTGCAACGGCTCCAGGACCGTGCCATGCTCTCCAGTTTCGACGCGGCCCAGAAATCCCGACTCAACCGGGACCGTTCAGGCAAGAAGCCCGGAGGGAGTGGCGACGATCATATTGACCGCTGGTCACTCTGGGAGTTACGCGAGACGGCCCGGGACCTGGACCGCAATAACGGCCTGGCGATGGCGATTGTCGATCGCGTGATTGAGAATGTGTTCGGCCCGTACGGCTTCGAGCTCCGTCCCAAAACTCCGGACGATGATATCAACAAGCGGATCCAGGAAGATTTCCGGAACTGGATGCACTTCGACTTCGATGCCCGTCGTGAATTCTCCGGTTGGGAAGTCATGCGGAACGTTTACCGTTCCGAACTGCGGGACGGCGATTTCTTTATGCAGTATCTGTATCAGGGCAACGGATCCTGTATGGGTTTTGAAGGGGAACGTGTCACCAATCCCCGCGGTGCCAAAGAGGTGCAAATCCGCGGATTGAAAACCGTAAACGGGATCGCCAAACAGAACGGAATCAAAAAGTATCTGTGGGTGGCGGATGAAAACCCCAAAAGCCCCAACGTTCCTGTAGATCAAGGTAAGGCGATCAGGGCCGATAATGTTGTCCAGTTCTACAACCCCCGTCGCTACACTCAGGGCCGCGGCCTCCCGATCTGTACTCCCCTGATCCGGGAGATTGATGATATCGACGATCTGCTGCTCTTCGAACGCCTGGCGGCCAAGAAAGCAGCCTCAAACAATATGGTCGTTTATACGGAAAATCCAGTCGGTGCCTCGGAATGGATGACGAAACAGTTCCAGGAACGTAACGGCGATGACGATATCGCACTGGAAGAATGGGATCCGCTGGGAGTCAATCATTTACGAATCGGTGAGAAAATCGACTCGATTCCCAGTAATCATCCTGGGACCACGTTCGAACCGTTTATCGTACTCCTGAACCGTTACGTCGGTATCCCGATGGGCCTCCCCCTGGAACTGGTCCTGCTGGATTTCAGCAAAGTCAACTTCGCGAGCTCCCGGCAGCTGCTCAACCAGGCACAACGCCGGTTTGAAATCAACCAGGATCAGATTGCTTTCAAACTGTACCTGATCTATCGGCTCTGGTTGGATCATCGGATTGACCAGGGACATTACGATAAATACAAAATGGGAGCATTCCACTACGCTCACAACTGGGCCTTCCCTGGCTGGCCGTCACCGAATCCGCTCCAGGACGCGCAGGCCTGTGCCCTGGCGATCCAATACGCGTTCGGATCCCGTACCGACTATAACCGCCGGCGAGGCATCAGCCAGGACCGCATCGAGCAGGAACTCGAGAACGAAACGAAACAGCTCGTGGAGCGTTCGATTCCGATCAGTGACAAGATCAACCCCATGCGTTCCAGTTCTTCAAACGGTCAGACACAAAAGCAGGAGGCCGCATAA
- a CDS encoding host-nuclease inhibitor Gam family protein, which yields MTKTLSTKQRPSEFLGADPSIEDDDQLDLVLYELSWLKAVNKSIDARSNEQIEAIKEQQEQLKVVTFGDTDDAEQLTIQKRIEQLEELAKKYSKANKKNMISGSTKTKKFPHGSISFSKQRDKVSYRKGVDVEESFSLLDGLLKTPLVETVIAWLKSLCLFGKDKEARLLYEVIELKPKYNFTKLLDKYNENRLTEEHLAKLGLRFYKGTDQVKINPAEYDPG from the coding sequence ATGACAAAGACCTTAAGCACGAAACAACGACCATCTGAGTTTCTCGGTGCTGATCCCTCGATCGAGGATGATGACCAGCTGGACCTGGTGTTGTACGAACTGTCCTGGCTCAAGGCTGTAAACAAGTCGATTGATGCGCGTAGCAATGAACAGATCGAAGCGATCAAAGAGCAGCAAGAACAACTGAAGGTTGTAACGTTCGGCGATACCGATGACGCCGAGCAGCTGACCATTCAGAAACGTATCGAGCAGCTCGAAGAGTTGGCAAAGAAATATAGCAAAGCCAACAAGAAGAACATGATCAGCGGGTCTACGAAAACAAAGAAGTTCCCGCACGGTTCAATTAGCTTCAGTAAGCAGCGGGACAAAGTCAGCTACAGGAAAGGAGTCGACGTTGAAGAAAGTTTCAGCCTGCTCGATGGGCTGCTGAAAACTCCATTGGTCGAGACTGTCATTGCCTGGTTGAAGTCGCTTTGTCTGTTCGGCAAAGATAAAGAGGCGCGTCTGCTGTATGAAGTGATCGAGTTGAAGCCGAAGTACAACTTCACGAAGCTGCTCGACAAGTACAACGAAAACCGTCTGACTGAAGAACACCTGGCTAAACTCGGTTTGCGTTTCTACAAAGGCACTGACCAGGTCAAAATCAACCCGGCCGAGTACGATCCTGGGTAG
- a CDS encoding homing endonuclease associated repeat-containing protein, translated as MDPEYSDKQKVIIEEIKRIAKKLGVEQLSMHDFDQHHRVSALTTVANHFGTWNEAIEAAGLIPYAPGASIHGPIFSDDELLFEIIRLHQQFGRPPSDRRMNSHGKFSAKPYVDRWGTFTKAREVAYEKYGRPE; from the coding sequence ATCCGGAATATTCAGACAAGCAAAAAGTGATTATCGAAGAGATTAAGCGGATAGCCAAAAAGTTAGGGGTGGAACAGCTATCAATGCATGATTTCGATCAACATCACAGAGTATCCGCACTTACAACTGTTGCAAATCACTTTGGCACTTGGAACGAAGCAATCGAAGCTGCCGGATTAATTCCCTATGCACCGGGTGCGAGTATTCACGGACCGATATTTTCTGATGATGAGCTTCTTTTTGAGATTATCCGCTTACATCAACAGTTTGGTAGGCCACCTTCAGACAGGCGAATGAATTCTCACGGTAAATTTTCGGCTAAGCCTTACGTGGATAGATGGGGAACTTTTACCAAAGCACGCGAAGTCGCGTATGAGAAATACGGTCGTCCTGAATGA
- a CDS encoding terminase gpA endonuclease subunit — protein sequence MIAAATIKDRVKPLWSPPEKVYAEEWIPNNVKTPEGSEYEGYCSYKLAPHTREVFRAFDDDNIREIYLIWATRSAKTTTMTGLMMHAAVNRPKPMAFGSCDEPSTNRTVEEMIYPMIENCAATAGLVPPEGKRPSDTIPFDRCRIRKAYGGSPGTVAGYPACYLFGNEWDKWPHRKSSGEAQPANSFKQRAKGYPYESKAIYESTPGHIETSRIWKLRNAKRTQRREYYVPCPHCLHHQTLIFEQLSWEGKGDSDADEILAAETAVYLCEDCGKPIQNEDRAEMMRAGRWVAEGQTIDRKGRIHGKPTVQSAYICFGPFSTLYSLLISGWDQIVAEWLACGDDQDKIRDFYNSTLALPWDPAPEEADPSELARILRSDLDHVGICPAWSRFITRAVDVQAKSAGFEFPWQVCAWGDGGRGATVDKGTAFGFQELGGVLNRRDYPHVDKGPNLFVPFDLIDSGDGNTTDDIYNFCRNRPFCFPLKGASTHMPKNYSLSEIDNQLRKEQSESKERRLLRGEVLLVLVNTMRSQFWLQRILDGRMNPEAINRFTIADQLADDEDFLEELLNEYPEIDYGPDGFYTKGWKRRTRNPNDQRDLIRYNWAAAQIITNNGQEWFTLPERPKSNEEVRKPRRKKKPKNSLLHGGGRQWPGRNR from the coding sequence ATGATAGCCGCAGCGACTATCAAGGATCGGGTGAAACCGCTCTGGTCACCTCCTGAAAAAGTCTACGCCGAGGAGTGGATCCCGAATAATGTCAAGACTCCGGAGGGATCCGAGTACGAGGGATACTGCAGCTACAAACTCGCCCCCCATACCAGGGAAGTGTTCCGCGCTTTCGATGACGATAACATTCGGGAGATCTATCTGATCTGGGCAACCAGATCCGCCAAGACCACAACGATGACCGGTCTGATGATGCACGCAGCCGTCAACAGACCAAAGCCGATGGCGTTCGGATCCTGCGACGAACCGTCCACCAATCGGACCGTCGAAGAGATGATTTATCCGATGATCGAGAACTGTGCTGCGACGGCCGGCCTGGTCCCTCCGGAGGGAAAGCGGCCGTCTGACACAATTCCTTTCGATCGCTGCCGGATCCGGAAAGCCTACGGTGGCTCACCTGGTACCGTCGCCGGCTATCCGGCCTGTTACCTGTTCGGAAACGAGTGGGACAAATGGCCGCATCGGAAAAGTTCCGGCGAGGCCCAGCCGGCGAACAGCTTTAAACAGCGGGCGAAAGGATATCCCTACGAATCGAAAGCGATTTATGAATCGACTCCGGGACATATCGAGACGTCCCGAATCTGGAAACTCCGGAACGCCAAGCGGACGCAGCGACGCGAGTACTACGTCCCCTGCCCTCACTGCCTGCATCATCAGACGCTGATATTTGAACAGCTCTCCTGGGAAGGCAAGGGAGATTCAGACGCTGATGAAATCCTGGCAGCGGAAACGGCCGTCTATCTATGCGAGGACTGCGGGAAGCCGATCCAGAACGAAGACCGGGCCGAGATGATGCGGGCCGGCCGGTGGGTGGCGGAAGGTCAGACCATTGATCGGAAAGGCCGGATCCACGGAAAACCGACCGTTCAATCGGCCTATATTTGCTTCGGTCCTTTCTCAACGCTCTATTCTCTGCTGATCAGCGGCTGGGACCAGATCGTAGCGGAATGGCTGGCCTGTGGTGACGACCAGGACAAGATTCGCGACTTCTATAATTCCACGCTCGCCCTCCCCTGGGATCCCGCTCCCGAGGAAGCCGATCCCAGCGAGCTCGCCCGGATCCTCCGGAGCGATCTGGATCACGTTGGAATCTGTCCTGCCTGGTCTCGGTTTATTACCAGGGCCGTCGATGTTCAGGCCAAATCAGCCGGCTTTGAGTTTCCCTGGCAAGTCTGTGCCTGGGGCGATGGCGGCCGCGGTGCCACGGTCGACAAGGGGACCGCATTCGGCTTCCAGGAACTGGGGGGAGTTCTCAATCGTCGGGACTATCCCCATGTGGACAAAGGGCCGAATCTGTTTGTTCCGTTCGATCTGATCGATTCCGGAGACGGTAATACTACTGACGACATCTACAATTTCTGCCGGAATCGTCCCTTCTGTTTCCCGCTCAAGGGGGCTTCGACGCATATGCCCAAAAACTACTCGCTATCCGAGATCGACAACCAGTTACGGAAAGAACAGTCGGAAAGCAAAGAACGCCGGCTGCTGCGGGGAGAAGTACTCCTGGTCCTGGTTAATACCATGCGATCGCAATTCTGGCTGCAGCGGATCCTGGATGGTCGCATGAATCCGGAGGCGATCAACCGATTCACGATCGCGGATCAGCTGGCCGACGATGAAGACTTCCTGGAAGAACTGCTGAATGAATATCCGGAGATCGATTACGGACCTGACGGCTTCTATACCAAGGGCTGGAAACGCCGGACACGGAATCCCAACGACCAGCGAGACCTGATTCGCTACAACTGGGCCGCGGCCCAGATCATCACGAACAACGGCCAGGAATGGTTTACGTTACCAGAGCGGCCGAAGTCTAACGAAGAGGTACGGAAGCCTCGACGGAAAAAGAAACCCAAAAACTCACTTTTGCATGGAGGCGGTCGACAATGGCCCGGAAGAAATCGGTAA
- a CDS encoding Mu-like prophage major head subunit gpT family protein, with protein sequence MAIQPRGGTGQLSERGILGMFYEALETPRDQSWIGMISEMVDSDQEIETYRSLGHVPRMKIFQGSKDVKQLRKYEFEIRNEEYDVTVGIPVRDIRRDKTGQIQKRLNEMVTASTTHWNTLASGLIVNGHTAACYDDSNFFATDHQVGDSGVQTNIITASDYTNLAIVAATNPTAAEFADAILSAIQQLYSFKDEHNEPLNEEALSFIVMVPIQFWAVAQRAVSSNFLAVPGGGQTDNPLKDSQFKIEIVPNSRITFTDSFCVFRADSSAKALIRQEEVSPEPDVLGAGSDHAFKEKEWLFSVDTTRAMGYGAWHQTVKVTFSTAS encoded by the coding sequence ATGGCCATACAGCCAAGAGGTGGAACCGGTCAGCTGAGTGAACGCGGTATCCTGGGGATGTTCTACGAAGCCCTGGAAACGCCGAGAGATCAAAGCTGGATCGGTATGATTTCAGAAATGGTCGATTCCGATCAGGAAATCGAAACGTATCGCAGCCTGGGACACGTCCCCCGGATGAAAATCTTCCAGGGAAGCAAAGACGTAAAGCAGCTCCGTAAGTACGAATTCGAAATCCGCAACGAAGAGTACGACGTGACGGTCGGAATTCCCGTGCGGGATATCCGTCGCGACAAGACCGGGCAGATTCAGAAGCGGTTGAATGAGATGGTTACGGCCAGTACCACTCACTGGAACACGCTCGCGTCTGGTCTGATCGTGAATGGTCACACGGCAGCCTGTTACGATGATTCGAATTTCTTTGCGACCGATCACCAGGTAGGTGACAGCGGAGTACAGACAAACATCATCACTGCCAGTGATTACACGAATCTGGCAATCGTCGCTGCGACCAATCCGACCGCGGCCGAATTTGCTGACGCGATCTTAAGTGCGATTCAGCAGCTGTATTCATTCAAGGATGAACACAACGAACCTCTGAATGAAGAGGCCCTCTCGTTCATCGTGATGGTACCGATCCAGTTTTGGGCAGTTGCTCAGCGAGCTGTTAGTTCTAACTTCCTGGCAGTGCCAGGCGGTGGGCAGACTGACAACCCCTTGAAGGATTCCCAGTTCAAAATCGAAATCGTGCCGAATTCCCGGATTACGTTCACCGATTCGTTCTGTGTCTTCCGGGCTGACAGTTCCGCCAAGGCACTGATTCGCCAGGAGGAAGTATCTCCGGAGCCGGATGTTCTCGGCGCAGGATCCGACCACGCTTTCAAAGAGAAGGAATGGTTGTTCTCCGTCGATACAACCCGGGCGATGGGTTACGGAGCCTGGCACCAGACTGTCAAAGTCACGTTCAGTACCGCCAGTTAA
- a CDS encoding S49 family peptidase produces the protein MGLDISMPPGEWMILPTAIDDTALMYQQFLQSLQNSEGAFFDDADEHEETIDLSDCQIIENVAIVPLHGVMVRYPNWMTRWYGATSTDEYASKIEALADRGDIDCIIQDVNSPGGVVAGLDEAWERIEEVRKRISIKTVCNEMMASAAVYIGSCADETIVTRNGLAGSIGVIQERPDWSKYEAERGIETKVIVSGKYKAAFHPSVPFNADHQAILQNRSDRIYQTFLQVVAENRRTSVDNVLNNMADARIFTGQEAVEVGLADRVGTLRQLVAELTGPNNSQPFNYGDEDDGENYYARIIEH, from the coding sequence ATGGGATTGGACATTTCAATGCCTCCTGGTGAGTGGATGATTCTGCCGACGGCGATCGATGACACGGCTCTGATGTATCAGCAGTTTCTGCAGTCGCTGCAGAACTCCGAGGGAGCTTTTTTCGATGATGCCGACGAACACGAGGAAACCATCGATCTCTCAGATTGTCAGATCATTGAAAACGTCGCGATCGTGCCTCTGCACGGTGTCATGGTCCGTTATCCGAACTGGATGACGCGCTGGTATGGAGCGACATCGACCGATGAATACGCCAGCAAGATCGAGGCCCTGGCCGATCGAGGGGACATCGACTGCATTATCCAGGACGTTAATTCCCCGGGCGGCGTCGTCGCCGGCCTGGATGAAGCCTGGGAACGCATTGAGGAGGTCCGTAAGCGGATCTCCATCAAGACCGTCTGTAATGAAATGATGGCCTCCGCGGCGGTCTACATCGGCTCCTGTGCTGATGAAACCATTGTGACGCGGAACGGTCTCGCCGGATCGATCGGTGTGATCCAGGAACGTCCGGACTGGTCGAAGTACGAAGCGGAACGCGGGATCGAGACCAAAGTGATCGTGTCCGGCAAGTACAAGGCGGCCTTTCATCCGTCCGTTCCCTTCAACGCCGATCACCAGGCGATTCTGCAGAACAGATCAGATCGGATCTATCAAACGTTCCTGCAGGTGGTCGCTGAGAATCGACGGACGTCCGTCGACAACGTTTTAAACAATATGGCCGACGCACGGATATTCACAGGCCAGGAAGCAGTAGAGGTAGGCCTGGCTGATCGCGTCGGCACTCTCAGACAATTGGTCGCCGAATTAACGGGGCCGAACAATTCTCAACCCTTTAATTATGGAGACGAGGACGATGGCGAAAATTACTACGCCCGAATCATCGAACACTGA